A single window of Vibrio sp. SCSIO 43137 DNA harbors:
- the waaA gene encoding lipid IV(A) 3-deoxy-D-manno-octulosonic acid transferase, whose translation MITRLLYTVLLIIASPLLLFGLYRSKPNKPHFGWRWKEHFGLAPKLETTEPPIWIHAVSVGECIAAKPLIKALKKQNPEQPILITTTTSTGAKEIEKLGDIIAHRYMPLDFSFAIRFFLKKINPCQLLIIETELWPNTLNEVHRFDIPITIVNARLSEKSYQNYAKIQFLFNEIHPKISKILCQTQVDADRFERLGVPSEKIEITGSIKFDIEVSDNNIKSGLKLREKIGINRPVWIAASTHKGEDEIILNAHKLILKTYPSTLLILVPRHPERFATIHNLCTKNGYKTTQRTDNEIITKDHSVYIGNTMGEMLTLISSSDVCFMGGSLIGNTVGGHNLLEPAALGKPMLIGPSYFNFKDITEQLLKVKSVDIVSNASEISKEIISKFDDKELLALTGDAAKEVVKKNQGAIRNTLIALDLKMELSQ comes from the coding sequence ATGATTACTCGTTTGTTATATACAGTTTTACTTATCATTGCTTCACCACTCTTATTGTTTGGCCTCTACAGAAGCAAACCAAATAAACCTCACTTTGGTTGGAGGTGGAAAGAGCATTTTGGCCTTGCTCCAAAGTTGGAAACTACAGAACCACCGATATGGATCCATGCAGTTTCTGTCGGAGAGTGCATTGCTGCAAAACCATTAATCAAAGCACTAAAGAAGCAAAATCCCGAGCAGCCAATACTCATTACTACAACTACTAGTACAGGTGCAAAAGAGATAGAAAAGCTTGGTGATATCATTGCTCATAGATATATGCCGTTGGACTTCTCATTTGCTATAAGGTTTTTTCTCAAAAAGATTAACCCATGCCAACTGTTAATCATTGAAACTGAGCTTTGGCCAAACACTCTGAATGAGGTACATAGATTTGACATACCAATTACTATTGTAAATGCTCGGTTATCAGAAAAATCTTATCAAAATTACGCTAAAATTCAGTTTTTATTTAATGAAATTCACCCAAAGATATCCAAAATACTATGCCAAACTCAGGTTGACGCAGATAGGTTTGAAAGGCTGGGAGTCCCTTCAGAAAAAATAGAAATTACAGGCTCGATCAAGTTTGATATAGAAGTATCAGACAATAATATTAAATCCGGTTTAAAACTTCGCGAAAAAATTGGTATCAACCGTCCGGTATGGATTGCTGCAAGCACACACAAGGGAGAGGATGAAATAATATTAAATGCTCACAAGCTAATATTGAAGACTTATCCCAGTACCCTTTTGATTTTAGTACCAAGACATCCTGAGCGATTTGCCACCATACACAACCTATGCACAAAAAATGGTTATAAAACCACTCAACGTACAGACAATGAAATAATAACTAAAGATCACAGTGTATACATTGGAAATACAATGGGCGAAATGTTAACACTGATAAGTTCATCGGATGTTTGCTTCATGGGAGGGAGCCTTATTGGCAATACCGTGGGTGGACATAACCTTTTAGAGCCAGCCGCTCTCGGAAAACCTATGCTTATTGGTCCAAGCTACTTTAATTTTAAAGATATTACTGAGCAACTACTAAAAGTAAAGTCTGTCGACATCGTTTCAAATGCTTCAGAAATATCTAAAGAAATAATAAGTAAGTTCGATGATAAAGAACTATTAGCGTTGACTGGCGATGCCGCAAAAGAAGTAGTAAAAAAAAATCAAGGTGCCATCAGGAACACTTTAATCGCATTAGATTTAAAAATGGAACTATCTCAATGA
- the lpxM gene encoding lauroyl-Kdo(2)-lipid IV(A) myristoyltransferase (LpxM is lauroyl-Kdo(2)-lipid IV(A) myristoyltransferase, an enzyme characterized in Escherichia coli and involved in biosynthesis of the form of lipid A found in that species and some closely related species.) gives MQNSRNDFDPKAYNPTFKWKFLLPSNWGTWLLIFITIPIALLPNSVRCWLARLAALLMLKKTSTACKRAWVNLSVCFPTKNRYEKVSIIRNGLTTGGAYLLGFASLTIRSRHWLEKKCIVQGIENLTKHTDKNENVILLVPHTWTIDVPAILFASKGLPVVGFVKQQKNELGDWLMHKQRIQYGGRIYERSSGIKPFIKSIKQGYLGYYLPDQDHGPDNSVFVDFFSAIKATLPGLGKLAKISNAKVVPIFSSYNVDSGQYQIDIYPALKNFPTGSDEGDAKATNDYIESVVSRNLEQYMWNLSLLKTQADGSNLYKSYLSKDPL, from the coding sequence GTGCAAAATTCAAGAAACGATTTTGATCCAAAAGCCTATAACCCAACTTTTAAATGGAAGTTTCTTTTACCATCAAATTGGGGAACGTGGTTACTTATATTTATTACTATTCCAATTGCACTGCTCCCCAATTCGGTTCGCTGTTGGTTGGCTCGATTAGCTGCTCTCTTAATGCTAAAAAAAACAAGTACAGCTTGCAAAAGAGCTTGGGTAAATCTATCAGTATGTTTCCCTACAAAAAATAGATATGAGAAAGTATCTATTATCAGGAATGGGCTTACAACTGGCGGCGCATATTTATTAGGATTTGCCTCTTTAACTATACGAAGCAGGCACTGGCTTGAAAAGAAGTGTATTGTGCAAGGAATAGAGAACCTAACAAAACACACTGATAAAAATGAAAATGTCATTCTTCTCGTACCGCATACTTGGACAATTGATGTCCCAGCGATACTATTTGCCTCAAAAGGGCTACCTGTTGTTGGTTTTGTCAAACAGCAAAAAAATGAGCTCGGTGATTGGTTAATGCATAAACAGAGAATCCAGTATGGGGGTAGGATTTATGAAAGAAGTAGTGGCATTAAACCGTTCATCAAATCAATTAAGCAAGGGTATCTTGGTTACTATTTACCAGATCAAGATCATGGCCCCGATAATAGCGTTTTTGTGGACTTCTTTTCAGCCATTAAAGCGACCCTACCAGGATTAGGTAAACTTGCTAAAATTAGCAACGCCAAAGTCGTACCAATTTTTTCTTCTTATAATGTGGATAGTGGACAATACCAAATAGACATTTATCCAGCCTTAAAGAACTTCCCTACTGGAAGCGATGAAGGTGACGCAAAAGCTACAAATGATTATATCGAATCGGTTGTTAGTAGAAATTTAGAACAATACATGTGGAATCTATCATTACTAAAGACCCAAGCTGATGGTAGTAATCTATATAAATCCTACTTATCAAAGGATCCACTATAA
- the rfaD gene encoding ADP-glyceromanno-heptose 6-epimerase: MIIITGGAGMIGSNIVKALNEKGYSDILVVDHLKNGKKFKNLVDLDIADYMDREDFLMQVMAGEDFGPIEAVFHEGACSATTEWDGKYMMLNNYEYSKELLHYCLEREIPFLYASSAATYGDTDTFIEEKKYEGALNVYGYSKQQFDNYVRRLWQDAEAHGEKLSQVTGFRYFNVYGPREEHKGSMASVAFHLNNQMNANENPKLFEGSENFRRDFVYVGDVADVNLWFLQNGHSGVFNLGTGNAESFEEVAKAVIKHHGKGEVESIPFPDHLKGAYQEYTQADLTKLRATGCDVQFKSVAEGVAEYLSIIND; this comes from the coding sequence ATGATTATAATTACCGGCGGTGCTGGCATGATTGGCAGCAACATTGTTAAAGCATTAAATGAGAAAGGGTACTCGGATATCCTTGTCGTTGACCATTTAAAAAACGGAAAAAAGTTCAAAAACCTTGTAGACCTCGATATAGCCGACTATATGGATCGGGAAGACTTTTTGATGCAGGTAATGGCTGGAGAAGACTTTGGTCCAATTGAGGCAGTTTTTCATGAAGGTGCTTGCTCAGCTACTACCGAATGGGATGGCAAGTATATGATGCTCAATAACTATGAATACTCTAAAGAGCTACTTCACTATTGCCTTGAGCGAGAGATACCTTTTTTATATGCATCATCAGCAGCTACTTACGGCGATACGGATACCTTCATTGAAGAAAAAAAGTATGAAGGTGCGCTTAACGTTTATGGCTACTCGAAGCAGCAATTTGATAACTATGTGCGACGGTTATGGCAAGACGCTGAGGCTCATGGAGAAAAGCTGTCTCAAGTTACTGGCTTTCGATATTTCAACGTTTATGGTCCCCGAGAAGAACACAAAGGCTCTATGGCTTCAGTTGCGTTCCACTTAAACAATCAAATGAATGCTAATGAAAACCCGAAACTATTTGAAGGTAGCGAGAATTTCCGTCGTGACTTCGTATATGTTGGTGACGTAGCAGATGTAAATCTATGGTTCTTACAGAATGGTCACTCCGGCGTTTTCAACCTAGGAACAGGAAATGCAGAATCATTCGAAGAAGTGGCTAAAGCAGTCATTAAGCATCATGGAAAAGGGGAAGTCGAGTCTATCCCATTTCCCGACCATCTGAAGGGAGCTTATCAAGAGTATACACAGGCGGATTTAACCAAACTCAGGGCTACTGGCTGCGATGTTCAGTTTAAATCAGTCGCTGAAGGTGTTGCTGAGTACTTATCAATCATCAATGATTAG
- a CDS encoding mannose-1-phosphate guanylyltransferase/mannose-6-phosphate isomerase has translation MFVPVIMAGGSGSRLWPLSRSAFPKQFLALDNHNSLTMLQSTLDRVEGMAMSEPIIISNEDHRFVVAEQVRSFGQKARIILEPAGRNTAPAIALAAFQAIEHGEDPVLLVLAADHIVLDKTAFQSSVNKALDEALNGNLVTFGIVPTGPETGYGYIQRGEVTEKGSYKVAKFVEKPQLKIAEEYVKSGGYYWNSGCFMFKASVFLEELKIHSKDVYDSCQRASKNITTDIDFIRIDKSEFLKCPDDSVDYAVMEHTEKAVVVPMDAGWSDVGSWSALWEVSEKDNAGNVIHGDAIIKDTEGCYIYAPNKLVASVGVKDIVVVETKDAVLVAHKDNVQKVKKIVEHLKAENRAEYREHREVYRPWGKSDAIDGGERYKVNRITVHPGKKQSLQMHYHRAEHWVVVSGTAKVSSNGQEQIITENQSLYIPVGVSHMVENPGQMPLELIEIQSGSYLNEDDVVRLEESK, from the coding sequence ATGTTTGTACCAGTAATAATGGCTGGAGGGTCTGGTTCTAGACTGTGGCCCTTGTCTCGCTCTGCTTTCCCAAAGCAGTTTCTTGCACTAGATAACCATAACTCTTTGACTATGCTTCAGTCAACTCTAGATAGGGTTGAAGGGATGGCAATGTCAGAGCCTATTATAATTTCAAATGAAGATCACCGTTTTGTTGTTGCTGAACAAGTGAGAAGTTTTGGTCAGAAAGCTCGAATCATTTTAGAGCCAGCAGGTAGAAATACAGCTCCTGCTATAGCTCTTGCTGCATTTCAGGCTATTGAACACGGAGAAGATCCTGTTTTACTTGTATTGGCTGCAGATCATATCGTTTTAGATAAAACGGCTTTTCAGTCATCAGTAAATAAGGCTCTTGATGAGGCTTTGAATGGAAACTTGGTCACTTTTGGAATTGTGCCAACAGGTCCAGAGACAGGCTATGGCTACATCCAACGAGGAGAAGTAACTGAAAAAGGAAGCTACAAAGTTGCTAAGTTTGTAGAAAAACCACAGTTAAAGATAGCGGAGGAGTATGTAAAGAGTGGTGGTTACTACTGGAATAGCGGTTGCTTTATGTTCAAAGCAAGTGTGTTTCTTGAAGAGTTAAAGATACATTCGAAGGATGTATATGATAGTTGCCAAAGAGCAAGCAAAAATATCACAACGGATATAGATTTTATTCGAATAGACAAAAGTGAGTTTTTGAAGTGTCCAGATGATTCAGTGGACTATGCGGTTATGGAACATACTGAAAAAGCAGTAGTTGTACCAATGGATGCAGGATGGAGTGATGTAGGTTCTTGGTCTGCATTATGGGAAGTATCAGAAAAAGATAACGCAGGAAATGTAATTCACGGTGATGCGATAATAAAAGATACTGAGGGCTGTTATATTTATGCACCGAATAAATTGGTTGCTTCGGTGGGTGTTAAAGACATTGTAGTAGTAGAAACAAAAGATGCCGTATTAGTTGCTCATAAGGATAACGTTCAAAAGGTCAAGAAGATCGTAGAGCATCTGAAAGCAGAAAACCGCGCAGAGTATCGTGAGCATCGTGAAGTGTATCGCCCATGGGGTAAGTCCGACGCTATTGATGGTGGTGAGCGTTATAAAGTAAATCGAATTACAGTTCATCCTGGTAAAAAGCAGTCCCTTCAAATGCACTATCATCGTGCAGAACATTGGGTTGTCGTTTCTGGTACGGCGAAGGTGAGTAGTAATGGCCAGGAGCAAATTATCACAGAAAACCAATCGCTCTATATCCCGGTTGGAGTAAGCCACATGGTGGAAAACCCTGGCCAAATGCCATTAGAACTAATCGAAATTCAATCAGGTTCATACCTAAACGAAGATGATGTCGTACGTTTAGAGGAAAGCAAATAA
- the waaF gene encoding lipopolysaccharide heptosyltransferase II encodes MKILIVGPSWIGDMVMSQSLYKTLKSQHPSSTIDVLAPNWCKPILDRMPEVNKAISMPLGHGEVDLYRRFQIGKALREEQYNKAYILPNSMKSALIPWFANIQSRTGWKGEMRYGLLNDLRSNKKSFQYMLERYVALAYPKHEMINSSSLGGIEILPYPILTVDTQSQANCLKKFSLKLEKPVVGLCPGAEFGPAKQWPPEHYAKIAEDMIRLGYQVWLFGSGKDKDTTNKIVSVTSEKCKKELFNLAGNTSLVEAIDLLSACSTVVSNDSGLMHIAAAVGCNVVAVYGSTSPEYTPPLAKNVEVVHTDIECRPCFKRECQYKHLKCLKELFPRQVLQSIKKLESIEL; translated from the coding sequence ATGAAAATTCTTATAGTAGGTCCGTCATGGATTGGAGATATGGTAATGTCTCAATCCTTATACAAAACATTGAAATCACAACACCCATCATCGACTATTGATGTATTAGCGCCGAACTGGTGCAAACCTATCTTGGACAGAATGCCCGAAGTAAATAAGGCTATCTCAATGCCACTGGGGCATGGTGAAGTTGATCTATATAGAAGATTTCAAATTGGTAAAGCGTTAAGAGAAGAACAATATAATAAAGCTTACATTCTACCTAACTCGATGAAATCAGCACTTATTCCATGGTTTGCAAATATTCAATCACGTACTGGTTGGAAAGGCGAAATGCGATATGGACTGCTTAATGACTTAAGAAGCAATAAAAAATCGTTTCAATATATGCTAGAAAGATATGTCGCTTTAGCTTATCCAAAGCATGAAATGATAAACTCCAGTTCATTAGGTGGTATTGAAATACTTCCATACCCAATATTAACGGTTGATACACAATCACAAGCTAATTGTTTAAAAAAGTTCTCCCTCAAATTAGAAAAACCAGTGGTTGGTCTTTGCCCTGGGGCGGAATTTGGACCAGCTAAGCAATGGCCACCGGAGCACTATGCCAAGATAGCTGAAGATATGATCAGACTTGGTTATCAAGTTTGGCTTTTTGGCTCAGGGAAAGATAAAGATACAACAAACAAAATAGTATCAGTGACCTCTGAAAAGTGTAAAAAAGAACTGTTCAACCTAGCTGGTAACACAAGCTTAGTGGAGGCTATCGATCTTCTCTCCGCATGCTCAACCGTTGTAAGTAATGATTCTGGTTTAATGCACATCGCTGCTGCAGTCGGCTGTAACGTTGTTGCTGTTTATGGCTCAACATCTCCAGAGTACACACCTCCATTGGCAAAGAACGTAGAAGTAGTTCATACCGATATTGAATGTCGTCCCTGCTTTAAGCGAGAATGCCAATACAAGCACTTAAAGTGTCTAAAAGAGCTATTCCCTAGGCAAGTTTTACAAAGTATCAAAAAATTAGAGTCTATCGAGTTATAG
- a CDS encoding Gfo/Idh/MocA family protein, whose protein sequence is MIKVAIAGFGNIGQVRAKELEKNENTKLVAIYDIKKPENLNKDIRFCESFEELLAEDIDAVFVCAFNNVLADYTSQALSAGKHVFCEKPPARTSTELKSVMETEEQSDLVLKYGFNHRYHYSVMEAKKIIDSGVMGKLLWLRGVYGKAGSIDYHKNWRNYQKYSGGGILIDQGIHMLDLMRYFSNQKFEHINSFITTSFWDIEAEDNAFAIMQSGDKVTAMLHSSATQWKHKFLLEMCFEKGSINLDGILSGTRSYAPEKLIVARREHEELKFAMGKPQETITTFEYDDSWKLEVEEFVGAILDKRSIKNGTSQDAYETLRLVERIYENSGFYSDK, encoded by the coding sequence ATGATAAAAGTAGCAATTGCCGGTTTTGGAAATATAGGGCAAGTTCGAGCTAAAGAACTAGAGAAAAATGAGAATACAAAGCTTGTAGCAATATATGATATTAAAAAACCTGAGAATCTAAATAAAGATATTAGGTTTTGTGAGTCATTTGAAGAGCTACTAGCAGAAGATATTGATGCGGTTTTTGTTTGTGCATTTAATAATGTTTTGGCAGATTATACAAGTCAAGCGCTTAGCGCTGGCAAACATGTTTTCTGTGAAAAGCCACCAGCACGAACTAGCACAGAACTTAAATCGGTTATGGAAACTGAAGAGCAGAGTGATTTAGTTTTAAAGTATGGATTTAATCACAGATATCACTATTCAGTTATGGAAGCAAAAAAAATAATTGACTCAGGAGTGATGGGTAAACTGCTTTGGCTACGTGGTGTATATGGCAAAGCTGGTAGCATTGATTATCACAAGAACTGGCGGAACTATCAAAAATATTCAGGTGGCGGAATCCTCATTGATCAAGGTATCCATATGTTAGATCTGATGAGATATTTTTCAAACCAGAAGTTTGAACATATCAATAGTTTTATTACGACATCATTCTGGGATATTGAAGCGGAAGACAATGCTTTTGCAATTATGCAATCGGGTGACAAAGTTACGGCAATGCTTCATTCAAGTGCCACGCAATGGAAACATAAGTTTTTGTTAGAAATGTGTTTTGAAAAAGGCTCAATAAACCTAGATGGCATTCTTTCTGGAACAAGAAGTTACGCACCAGAAAAACTTATCGTTGCAAGAAGAGAACATGAAGAACTCAAATTTGCAATGGGTAAACCTCAGGAAACTATTACAACATTTGAATATGATGATTCTTGGAAGTTAGAGGTCGAAGAATTCGTTGGAGCGATTTTGGATAAACGAAGCATTAAGAATGGAACTAGCCAAGATGCTTACGAAACACTGAGACTAGTAGAGAGAATATATGAGAATTCAGGATTCTACAGTGATAAATGA
- a CDS encoding O-antigen ligase family protein yields MKLDYRSINTFLCCLFFIALLVTPKSYIWGPIGLVLLSLLSIKTAWRNIKVPEIKIICLSLVPYFILVVISFFLYGGNTSQLDMPSRTLLASLVLLHLYQFPPKKLFVFYSIPIGGIITGMLALFHVLELSPRAFMVNDYMVIQAAGMCATLGVLSLVTYFYAKITNKKVLYVLSIVGATSALLACLLTGARGAWVLTPVVILTLIWNQRFLISKTSGVVSIIVAAICLIFASPQITARLSDVASDAAMYTEGKTVTSTGIRIELWKSSIYSFLDKPLFGQGFDGTMEAKKKQFSEGKVTEAALGSRRAHNQFFEDMQTKGSLGIIVLISMFYFPYRVFKKIYKGSTTSIESRYFALMGICHIALVIGYSMTQHYLNHHSGIILYTMGTVILASLCLPEKKTENDI; encoded by the coding sequence ATGAAACTAGACTATCGAAGCATTAATACGTTCCTTTGCTGCCTTTTTTTTATAGCTTTGCTCGTCACACCTAAATCATATATATGGGGTCCTATAGGTTTAGTTTTGCTTTCATTACTAAGTATCAAAACAGCCTGGAGAAATATAAAAGTACCAGAGATAAAAATCATTTGTTTAAGCTTAGTTCCATACTTTATTTTAGTTGTCATCTCATTTTTTCTTTACGGTGGAAATACAAGCCAGCTAGATATGCCTAGTAGAACTCTGTTAGCAAGTTTAGTTCTACTTCATTTATATCAGTTCCCTCCTAAAAAGTTATTTGTTTTTTATAGCATACCCATAGGCGGTATAATTACGGGCATGCTCGCACTATTTCATGTGCTTGAATTGAGTCCTAGAGCGTTCATGGTTAATGACTATATGGTAATTCAAGCCGCTGGGATGTGTGCAACATTAGGGGTTTTATCATTAGTTACATACTTTTACGCTAAAATAACAAACAAGAAGGTTCTCTACGTTTTATCTATAGTGGGTGCAACGTCGGCCTTGTTGGCTTGCTTATTGACAGGAGCAAGAGGAGCTTGGGTACTGACTCCTGTCGTTATCTTAACACTTATATGGAATCAACGTTTTTTAATAAGCAAAACCTCCGGTGTTGTAAGTATAATTGTTGCAGCAATTTGCTTAATTTTTGCTTCCCCCCAAATAACTGCCAGACTGAGTGATGTTGCGTCTGACGCAGCTATGTATACTGAAGGAAAGACGGTTACATCCACGGGTATTAGGATAGAGCTATGGAAGTCTTCAATATATAGCTTCCTAGACAAACCATTATTCGGACAGGGATTCGATGGAACTATGGAAGCTAAGAAAAAACAATTTTCAGAAGGAAAAGTAACAGAAGCAGCATTGGGCTCCAGAAGAGCCCATAACCAGTTCTTTGAAGATATGCAGACCAAAGGCTCACTAGGCATTATAGTATTGATTTCTATGTTTTATTTCCCATACAGAGTCTTTAAGAAGATATATAAAGGCTCAACAACTTCTATTGAGTCTCGATATTTTGCGTTAATGGGAATATGCCACATTGCTTTAGTCATAGGTTACTCAATGACCCAACATTATCTAAACCATCATTCAGGCATAATACTTTATACCATGGGTACAGTTATATTAGCTTCACTATGCCTGCCAGAGAAGAAGACTGAAAACGACATATGA
- a CDS encoding glycosyltransferase, which produces MKVLHVYRTCYPETEGGLEQAIRYICKGCSELGVESTILTLGEKDKDYYFEGTRIIVLKKDFEVSSNSFSFRLIMKFLRLSNEHDLVHYQYPWPTGDFLSFFARKRPSLVSYQSDIVKQKVLKLVYWPLEYLFLSQVDRIVASSPQYAKSSKNLNRFKDKVDIIPLAIDEASYPEPCSSQVSYWRDKVGEGFFLFVGVLRYYKGLQYLLEAARLSNLPVVIAGEGPEKSNLEYYIKKFKLVNVKMIGFINEEDKSALHFLSKAFVFPSHLRSEAFGISIVEALMYGRPIISCDIGTGSSYVNDNNTTGFTVEAANAASLAAAMIRLEKDEKLRSEFARNARMRFEQKFTISRYAESYRELYRDLLSGKTSN; this is translated from the coding sequence ATGAAAGTATTGCACGTTTATAGAACATGTTATCCGGAAACGGAAGGGGGATTGGAACAGGCTATTCGCTATATTTGTAAAGGGTGCAGTGAGTTGGGGGTTGAAAGTACTATATTGACTCTTGGAGAAAAGGATAAGGATTATTATTTTGAAGGAACTAGAATTATTGTTCTGAAGAAAGATTTTGAAGTGTCTTCAAATAGCTTCTCTTTTCGACTCATTATGAAGTTTCTGAGATTGAGTAATGAACATGATCTAGTTCATTATCAATACCCTTGGCCTACAGGTGATTTCTTAAGCTTCTTCGCGAGAAAGCGTCCTAGTTTAGTAAGTTATCAATCTGACATAGTAAAGCAAAAGGTGCTAAAACTGGTTTATTGGCCGTTAGAATACCTTTTTCTTTCACAAGTGGATCGAATCGTTGCAAGTTCTCCTCAATATGCTAAAAGTAGCAAAAACTTGAATAGATTCAAAGATAAGGTCGATATTATTCCTTTAGCTATTGATGAAGCTAGTTATCCCGAACCATGTAGTTCTCAAGTTTCTTACTGGAGAGATAAGGTTGGTGAGGGGTTCTTCTTGTTTGTTGGTGTTCTTCGGTATTATAAGGGACTCCAGTACTTATTAGAGGCTGCAAGGTTATCAAATCTGCCCGTTGTTATAGCAGGAGAAGGGCCCGAAAAAAGTAATTTAGAGTACTATATTAAGAAGTTTAAACTAGTAAATGTTAAAATGATAGGATTTATTAACGAAGAGGATAAATCTGCATTACATTTCTTATCTAAAGCTTTTGTTTTTCCATCTCACTTGCGTTCGGAAGCATTTGGCATATCTATTGTTGAGGCGTTAATGTATGGTCGCCCTATAATCAGCTGTGACATTGGGACTGGGTCATCTTATGTTAATGATAACAATACCACTGGTTTTACTGTAGAAGCGGCAAATGCAGCTAGTTTAGCTGCTGCAATGATACGCTTAGAAAAAGATGAAAAGTTAAGATCAGAATTTGCTAGAAATGCAAGAATGCGTTTTGAACAGAAGTTTACAATATCCCGCTACGCTGAAAGTTATAGAGAGCTGTATCGAGACTTGCTAAGTGGCAAGACATCGAATTGA
- a CDS encoding CatB-related O-acetyltransferase, producing the protein MKANYNLTKKEISLLDKYGYLLSDRKKGRRTINPWHVLVLNYMKKNLCRDQYGKFKEGYRYISEKLYGFTVGKYSTGYEQFWHQSLLIESIGAFCNISADNVTLAGNHPTSTVSTNTFTYSKKIGFVNENKDISTITNNEKIIIGNDVWIGSNVILLPGINIGDGAIIAAGAVVTKDVPPYAIVGGVPAKIIKHRFDSDTVERLLSIKWWNWSDDKIKLFIPYMTNTESFINAVENASA; encoded by the coding sequence ATGAAGGCTAACTACAACCTGACTAAAAAAGAAATATCGTTACTAGACAAGTATGGTTATTTATTGTCTGACAGAAAAAAAGGTAGACGCACTATAAATCCGTGGCATGTGCTTGTATTAAATTATATGAAGAAAAATCTATGCCGAGATCAATATGGAAAGTTTAAAGAAGGTTATAGATATATTTCAGAAAAACTATACGGTTTTACAGTAGGGAAATACTCAACTGGGTATGAACAGTTTTGGCATCAAAGTTTATTGATCGAATCAATAGGAGCTTTTTGTAATATATCAGCTGACAATGTTACTCTCGCGGGTAATCACCCAACCTCAACCGTCTCAACGAATACTTTCACTTATAGTAAAAAAATCGGTTTTGTTAATGAAAACAAAGATATTTCTACTATAACAAATAATGAAAAAATTATAATTGGCAATGATGTCTGGATAGGTTCAAACGTAATTTTACTCCCAGGAATAAATATTGGTGATGGTGCTATTATTGCTGCCGGTGCAGTGGTAACCAAAGATGTTCCCCCATACGCTATCGTTGGAGGAGTCCCAGCAAAGATTATAAAGCATAGGTTTGATAGCGATACGGTTGAAAGACTTCTAAGCATAAAATGGTGGAACTGGAGTGATGATAAAATTAAGTTATTCATCCCATACATGACCAATACAGAATCATTTATAAATGCAGTTGAAAATGCATCAGCTTAG
- a CDS encoding SIS domain-containing protein — MEIKDFTLKYVNDLKAHLDAIDTEVVAQIVDEIEKVSKTGSTFYVIGNGGSSATASHWANDFAIGLKRRGILAIDMVSLGDNAAVTSAIANDIGYENIFYMQLKDVLKPEDVILAISCSGNSPNIVTAVEYAKQIGSTVIGASGFDGGKLKQLSDIEFHVDTEKDEYGLVEDIHMILDHIIYSYYIQKASK; from the coding sequence ATGGAAATTAAAGACTTTACGTTAAAGTATGTTAATGACTTGAAGGCACATCTTGACGCCATTGACACTGAAGTTGTAGCTCAAATTGTCGACGAAATTGAAAAGGTATCTAAAACTGGTTCTACCTTCTATGTAATAGGTAACGGTGGTAGTTCTGCAACTGCATCTCATTGGGCTAATGATTTTGCAATTGGACTAAAGAGAAGAGGCATTTTAGCCATCGATATGGTCAGTTTAGGTGATAATGCTGCAGTTACATCTGCAATTGCAAATGATATTGGATATGAAAATATCTTTTATATGCAATTAAAAGATGTATTGAAACCTGAAGATGTAATTCTTGCTATCTCTTGTAGTGGCAATTCTCCTAACATTGTAACAGCAGTTGAATATGCTAAACAGATTGGCTCAACCGTGATTGGAGCATCTGGATTTGATGGAGGTAAACTAAAACAACTATCAGATATTGAATTTCATGTAGATACGGAAAAAGATGAATATGGGCTTGTGGAAGATATTCATATGATTCTAGATCACATTATCTATTCATATTATATTCAAAAGGCAAGTAAATGA